The Arachis ipaensis cultivar K30076 chromosome B10, Araip1.1, whole genome shotgun sequence DNA window TTATAAATATAggaattattttttttgtatattttattttttttactaatctAGAAATAATAGGTGATTTGGCAAAaattgagtggttgattctaaaattttgccaaaTAAGCGATGTCGCTGACATGACATTAGTAGAAAGAAAAACATGTCTTAAAAGTAATATGAGTAAACTtatgtatctacttttatatattattaagaATAGATAGATGGCCATAATATTACGAGGTAGGGGAGTTCAAAATCGATCTAAATCGAAAAAAtcgaaaaccaaaaataaaaaaaccgaaaaaataagttttgctatttttattacggttcggttcgattttcgGTTTTGACCATAAAAACtttaaccgaaccgaaccgaaccgaaccggcttatgaaaaaaaccctaaaaaaaccaacCCCCTACGCCCTCGCAGAGTCGCAGTCGCTCTCTGCTGCTCTTAGGCTCTTCTCGAAGCCTTTTACTCTTCCCAGTTCCCACTAACCACCAGCACCGAAGACTTCTTCCCAATTCCCAGCAAGCACCGACCCAACAGGCAGCAGCGTTCTTCCCAGCAGAGCCCAGCGTCGCCAGCGAGCACCGACCCAGGAACGTTCTTCCCAGCAACGCCGAGCCCCCACCCAGCACAGCACCAGCCAGCAGCCTTCTTCCCGCCGATTCAACTGAGATATGGAGCCCGAGCCTCCTAGTCAGGTATGTAATTAAGTAATTTAACTAATTTCTGTTCAATAAATCAATAATCATTGATGGATTGCTGCTGGCTGTTGACTTGTTTATTTCATTGTTGCTGCCTTGCTGTTGTTCTGTTGAATTACTGAATTACTTTTGAGTTTTGAAGTGATTTAGTATGATTTATCAAGCGTTGGAGGTTCTGGATCTTGATAGGGTTAGATTGAAATCAGTATGGTAAGATAAATTTGAATAATGAGAAAATGAAAGCAGATTTGAAGTATTAGATTACCTCCGTCATTGTATCTAATGATTTAGTATATGTCATGAAGAACAGGATATTGTTGAATTACTTTATTGTTGGTATTGTTTCTGGTTGTTTAATGATTTTGTAAATTGCTTGATTTTGCAATCAGGATCTTGATTTTGTAAACAGGATCTAGTCCCTCCTACCATTTGAGATTCATCATCCAATCTTTCAAATTTTGCAATATTATTCCTTTATGTTTCAATTTTGTTTCATCACGTATATGTTGATGTAATAAGATTTCCCTAGCTATACAGGGAGATAAGCCTTCAATTTTATTATGTTATTGTGTTAAAAGTTGCCTCTTGCTATGCCATTGGTATGAACATGAGACCTTAAACCTACTAAGTATTTTGTACTATTCAATAAAAGTTCATTTCAGTTAATTCATCATTTTTTTCCCAATAATATCTccacttttattttttcttcacatCGGAATTCATTTTTACAGTACATTATTCATTCATTTTCTCATGGAATGGGTATTATGCATGTGAAAAGCTTTATAGGTCACGCTTGTAGAATTGTAGCATGTATTTGTAGAGATAATACTAttaccaatttttttttgaatcgATTGAAAAAAAACCGAACAAATCGaatcaaaccaaaccgattttaattggtttgatttGGTTTGGTTCAGATAGCTTCgataaaaaaatcaaaccaaaCTGAACCACAATTTAATTAGACGATCggtttttttcttaaaaatcgaATCAAACTGCACCGCGAAGATCCCTTACGAGGTGCAACAATTTATGTGATTTCAGCAAAAATATAGAAACCGAGCAAATGCAAATGCGGATGCAGATTATGTTTAGAAATAACCTTTTAATTATGCATAAAGTTATCTATTATTTTGATAAGAGGGCACTCGCAGATATTTATCGACATCAAATAATAGATAAGTTATGTTGAAtgatattaaatattaatttatctTCTTGATCATTTTATCAAGGCTTTCACCTGAGATATctctgtcaaaaaaaaaaaaaggctatgAGATATCAATAAACTCTTGTACATATTTGTTTAATATTTGTATTCCTTTATATTAAGCTCTTGTATTTGATTTTACAATTATATTACATATACATCAAAATTAGTCATAATCAGtcaaataaagaataaaatagctatttttttttttggacaggaGCTATTTTTGGTTATACAGTATATTTTAAATAGAGGGATAGCATGGGCTTGAAGTTCCTTTTCAAAGGAGCCCAATCTAAGCCCAAAAGCCCAAAccatcaaaatttcaaaaaagcTTGTCGTCCAAAAAAGAGCGGGGGAAAAGTCATAGCTTTACGGGAGCAGAGGACAAGGCGATGGAGAAGTCGAAAATGGTTGAAGCAGGTGGCAATAACAACCATTCTTCTTCAATGGAAACGGGATTCGGAAACAACTTCTCCGATTTGACCAAGTCCTTCAGTTTGGCCCTTCGTTCTCTCCTCACTTCTTGCTCCAACCAGGTACcctactctctttctctctctctctctctctctctctctctctctctctctctctttttcttttccatccCCAATCACAATCtcttattctttctttctttccatcTGTAGGAGTTCAATCAAGCTTTCTCAACTTTTACTGATACCGAAACACAATTTCTTCATCGTCTATTTCTTCAGGTATCACATCCTCATATTAATTCTTTCTTTGCTGTTACAACTTACAATTTtgcctctcactctcactctttcGCAATTCTGAACCTTTCAGCTCATCACTTCTTTGCATGAAAACATAGAGGTATGGTTATAATTTCCTGCTCTAGTTATTATGCCAGCTATGCCATTATAGACTAGACCGTTAATTGATTAGAACGCAGTAACTGCTTCTTTCACATAAATGTAGTTCTATACACATTGCAAGAATTTTAAGCATATAACAAGTTCCTATTATCATGATAAAAATTCCAATTCTAAATGCTGTCATTCAAGTTTTACAGGAAGAGTTTAAGTCAATCTGCCTTCGAACAAAGGTACAGCTGACTATCTttccttttgttttattttatgctttcaggaaaaaaaaattataactatTTCGGTTTTTTAATATTTGCTTAGTGTCATAgagtttggatattttttttttcaaaaaaataggcTTGTTGTTTATGGCTTTATCTAATGCCAAGGATCCCAACAGAGACAATGTGTGTTAGCAACCTATATTAAAGTACCAAAGTTCCAACTAGCCATAACGGTTGCCTCCAACAATTTAAAGGCTATCAATTTGTTATTTTGTTGCATATGGTTATCTAAATTGTCTTATAAATGTATGAGCTTTTGCTTTGAAGATGTTCTTTTCATAAAGATTTGCAACACATACATAGTCATTGTTTCactcagttcctttaagtcaagTGAAAGTTTTAAACTCTCTTATGTAACCTAATCGGGAGCCTAGGCGAGAGTCAGCTGGAAAAAGTTGTTAGCATGCCAATTTGGAATTttagattaaaataaagaacTACTTTAATAGTTTAGGACAGAGCAATATGCCATTATCTGATCCATGTAATTCACTCCACCAAGAGGGATAACCAGACATGGTTTAATTGTTGCAGAAAGGTTCTTAGTTTGTTTTGACTTGAAATAGTATTGTAGTTTCTGTATTTTTTTAAACTTCTTTATGGTGTGGCCTAGTTTGGGCGTGAAATACATTGGGCTGTTGCTACCCTTACAATCTGGCTCGTTGTATAAGGCTTAAATGTGCACGCAGCCGCACATGCAATTCTTTCATTTGCTAGTTATTCTGTCATTCAATTTCATCTTTCATGTAGGTAGGAGCCACCCTCGATGCGGTTGAGGAAGTCATAGAAGAAAGAGATCTCGATCCCTTATTTTCAGAGAGGTATTGTCTGTTTTTGCCTATAACTGAAGTAGCTTATATAGGAtgcatatattttttatatatatttaaaagttAAAATCATGTTATGCTTCAATTTAACAATTAGTGAAGCTTAAGTTGAATTAAGAAGTCTTCAATGTCAATTAAGTTCTCTATGTGCTAGTCTTGTCGACATTTTTGCTTATTCTAGTAGAGGGTTTGCCTTAAAATTTGGGGATTATGATGATTTTTTCCCCATAAGATATTTAGTCAATTTGCATTCATATCTTATCATTCGTTCCCCATTGCAATTACAGTATAATTATTTTTCATTTGAACTCAATAGAAGCATTGATACAAATGCAGGAGTAACATAATGGATGTTGCTGAGGATCTGTCTGCGGCAAAGAAGAATGAAATTCAACATCTAAAGGAGATGGTGCAGTTGGTAAGTGTACTGTCGGTGTCACTTTATTTGGAATGGTGAATTGACAAATGACAAGGGACAAATTATCATTTCAAATTCGAAAACATGATTCTGTGTTTTGTTTTTGGTCAGGAATAAGGTTGGAAGTTTACACCTTTTTCTCCCTTTGGCCTTGTATCCACTTTCTCTAATCACCATTTGCTATTTTATTAGGGAGAGGAAAAGAATCAAATGCTTCGATCACGATTACAACTCCTTAGGGAAGGCAGACAAGTCTCGTCTGGTGCTTTCCAAGCTGTTGAGAAGGTTGAAATTTTCTTACTTTTTTAGATCTTACTCTTTTGATTTATAGGGAGATTTTGTGGTTGACATGTTGCCTCTTTTTTTTGCATGGGTATATATTGTGTACTTAGCAGTTCAGAAGCATGAATTTGAGCTATGGTGCTAACATCAGTGACAAGTGATGGGATCCATGACATGATGTACTATGTTTCATCCTCTTGTAGATCATTCCTATAAGGTTGTGTAGTTTTTTTGAAGATTCAAATATTCAGTGTTAGCAAAGTACCTTTCTATAGAATCATTACAAGTACTTAAATCACTTCACAGTGCTTGGAAGTTTAGCAAACACTCAACCAGTTTTTCTTATCCATCTGACattatttcatttaaaaattccaTACGATCTTGTCATGTATGGGCTTTACCATTGATTAAGAAAGCGGAGCATGCAACCCacaaaaatatcttatcttttttgtaTTCTGCCGTGAAGTTATTGTCTGCGTGTAGTGCGAAGTGCGATCTTTGTTTTATGAAATGTAGGATTTCCTTCCCTGCAATCCGGTACTCACGTGGCACACTCAATTGGTCTTCTTTAAATGGACCTTATGCATTAAGTGGCAGGGTgtatgatgatgacgatgatggaTTCCTAATTTGTACTTTGTACTTTGAAATGCAAGGACATGATTCTGACCCAAAAAagtgaaacaaaaaataaatggACATGATGAACGTCATTGCTTTGCATATTTATGGATGAGTATGCGGTAACATCTTTAAATTGTGTTGGTACACGAATGCTTTGATACTTATCTGTATTCACATTAATATATTAGTAAAATTTTCAATGGTTAAAATCACTATAACACTAATATTTTTGAAACATTTGCAATGTTTCCAATATACTATCAATACACAATACGAATTtggaaatatttttttctatcaaAGATACCTGAAGATGTATAATGATGTGAGCAATATTAAAGACACTTAaacatatgattttaaaaaaactattttcataaatatttgaaaattttagATTAACAAACTAATTAGTTTTTAACTAAATTTATTAGTCAAATAATCAATTAATTTGTCAGCAGTTAGTCAAATTTATGGTTATTGACACACGATGAATTCTTACTAAAATTATTAATCTTAGAGTCAAGTATTCTTTTGTTACCTAATATTTAAACTAAGTTTTAGTTTTGTCCTTGAGCTTGAAATGTCTTATTGTTACAAATATATTATTTTGTCCTATTTTAATTtcttgacaaaaataaaaaattttaaaattaccaCATTTcattctttatcatttttttttctagGGAGTGAAATTTAGTATTAAACGTGACAGAAgaataattctaaaaaaaattaaaaagataaaaaattattaagaattaaaatattttatctgAAATTTATTGGAACTAATTTGAGTGTATCCTAGAGGAAATATATATAACACAAATCACTGTTACGGCTGCACTAGGATTATTGCATCATTGCATGCATCTGCGTGAAGTGAAAGATAAACTAATTAAAAAGCTTGGTCATCCATGACTCATTTTTATTTCAGTATCCAACAAATTAAACATGAAAACTTAGGACCATATACTATTGTTTCAACGTTTTTCAGACGCTGCACCTTTTCTTCCTTAATTTCAAATAAAGACAATTACCCTTTAATTTGAACAACAACCAATTCCCAACTAATTCTTCCAACCTCTCATGCATGGAtctcatgcatgcatgcatgatacattgcatgcATCATGATAAACCAATCAATTATCATCACATCATCATCATAATGTACATGGTTTTAAACCACAAGTATAGTTATATACCATACATACACACATTTAGAATCAGATGAATTAATGGACAAGATACAATTATTTCGATTCTTAAATGTTAAATTAGGCTCTGGAAGGTATATATTAATTTGTATATGGATAGCCCCTGTCAACCCtatgaataataaattaaataaatgctTTTCCTAAAAAGAAAGGAAGTGTTATTAATTATCCTGATATTTACAATTTATGccattttttcttaaaaattaaaaGCAGACAAGGTTATCTTATCATACTATAGGTTTATATTTGACGTTATTAGAAGTAATTTTTATTTGAATGAGTGAGATTTCATAAAAATTTAACTGTTTTAGCTCTAATTACTACTAGCTtgttaagagagagaaaaagaaaagaatatgtaTCATTTCAATCGACAAATATGTTTTGATTTgtatttaataatattatataaaagtatagaatttgataaaattttatcATACCACAGCTCTAAGTTTAACATTTGTCCAAGCTTCAAACCCCACATACATAGGACCTAATAATAAGTTAAGTGGATAATGGTCAAAAATAGTTATTCAATGTCTAAACTCTCCAACTGCCACATGCCTAATTCTGAACAACAGTcatatatatagagagaagtTTTTCAacctaattaatatatataatatatagaaagattTTCAAGTGTACCGTCATACTGGTATATCAGTAATTTTTaatcgttgatcttaattatatatattatatatattttttataattaagatcaacgattAAAAATCACTGAAATACCGATACGACAGTACACTTGAAAATTTTCCTAATATATATAGATATTTCTTTTTTCTCGTTTCATCATCTGCCTTGTTCTTTGACATTCAAATAATTGAATATTCAACTCCATATATCCATCTTAAACCGTTTTATTtttaacaagaaacaaaatgatatataattgacTTCTTAATAGAGTTCATTCCATGATTTAAAATCTAGAACCTTGACCATAATGCAATTtaaaaattatgaaacaaaagtcactctttatcaatatttttgtcaaatataTTTACCGAAATATCTTTTATTTGTccattataaatttaaattatttcaataactattggaaaaaaaaaataacagaacAAAATATATTGTGGATAAGCTAAGCTAAGAATGGAATCATTGTATATAGGTGTCACGGATTTGAAATTTATGTACCTCCAAAGCATATATATCTTTCAACATCTTAAAATTAATACACAACAGCACAAATAAACATAGGTGAGACACTTGTGCTCTTGTTATGAGAGATGAATAACTGAGTCAGCAATTTTGGCAAAGCTAACACTTCAAATTTATGAACAAGTCTAAACTATGAACCTGTTTTTTTCAGCTCTTGTAAAAAGGTGTTGAATTCTTATTAGGAAAGTGACGTGTGATTGAAATCCAACCACTTCATGAAGCTGCAAAATGTGGCCATGTGTAACTGCATTGTGGAAATAAGAATACACAAACTtcgttttctcttgatcttctgCTAGATTATGATTTACTCCATCTTAACATTTCAACTATAAACGTCAAACTTTCACGTCAgatacaaatatattaataaaagatattgaatcatgttttttttttttttaaaactaacacgatttaattgattatatgtattgaattttaattattaaaacataTCTTTAAGAAAAGACGTTTTAAACGTCTTTATCTAAATGGTTCCATAATTTTTTATAGACGTATCAAAGTGTTTGATGTATAACTGAATTAATAAAATTAGacatcaaaaattttttaaactaaGTATTCAACAAAGTTATAATGTGCTTTTTTTCCGAAcatattcttctatttttttttcttatacatGTTCAGCAAAAATATTAAGTACAGAAATTTTGATACATAACATACAAAAAATTGTACATAACAATAAATTGTCGTATTTTATCATTTAATTCATTGATTTAAGTCTTGTTCgactttttcttatctttatcttctaACTAACCTCATCAAACTAGGTATACCAAGTTTGTTGCAAATTAAATATTGATATCTCAGCAGTtacctttttgaaaattgaaagtgACTTAGAATTCAGCATGTTTGTTTATGAGTTATCATTAGAGCATAATGACAAAATTGAAGATTCAATCTGTACGAGTGTTAATGATAGTAGAAAGTATTGGAAAAGATGCCAAAAAGTTGATATGAAAGTTAATTGTCTTGATCGATTGAAAATTATATATAACTGAAATATTATTATCTAGTTTTCaatttcgttttcttttcttcttttttttttttttattaattttcttttcatcaaTATCTGATTCATGAAATTTTTAAGGATATATATTCGTTGAGTGAAATAttgtaaataaattaaacaacTATGCCATCTTTGGCAAAGGTTTATTTTTATGGTTAAGTCCACAAACTAAAATACATTATGATTTATTTTTAAGGTTGATGATTTAAGTATTTCATAATTATTACTGAGGTATATATATTTAGAGTTAtattacgtgtacactaaaattggTCATCAAAGTCGgctatcagtataaaatacatgttgaaatataaatatatattaaaaataaattaaatcacatgtatttatacacaaatatattaataactaattttagtggctaattttgatatacaaataatatttttgatatatatatataagctcaTCAAAACTCGGATTGTACCTATTTTCCAAATGATACttgtatatttaattaataaattcaaaTAATTGAGTTGAATCTGATATTTTTATTGTTACTGTTACGGTCCAATCCAATAAAGATTCCATCTAAATACCATTTCTGATTTAATAATGTCCGGAGAACACTTTGACCTTAAAAAGAGAAACTACTTAGATTATTTGAATCTTAATCTTTAAATTTGTTAGACTCATATCAATTTGAATATCAGAGTCTCTAAcagatatttttagtttttttaccaATTAATTCGAAATAAAGAACTTGACTAGGTAATTCCTAAaagaacaattattattattattattattattattattacggttttgctacgttaccaacaatatttctgccaacttctgccaactcttagttataactgtgtttaatggaagtgtcttcgtggatgtgtctaataaaaatgtcttttttatgattgtatttaatagaagtgtctttatagatatattttctggatatgtctctttatatatgtgtttaaaatataataattaattattattggtaataagttagcagataatatgttggtaccctatacttttcttttttattattattattattattattattattattattattcacttTTGATAATACAAGGATCTGGAAGAGCTGTTGATGAGGAAGCATTTATGCCAGATGTCTATATCTGCAATGCTTTCTTCATTAAATTTGCAGCAAAATTCGTATTGAATAATTTTCTTTTGGCCCTTTCATCATTTTCATTGATGCATGCTTCTTTGCGGTGCCGTGGTTTGATTATACAGAAATTAGTGATTCAAATTCACGACTTTCAAATGGATGATGAGTTGTACAATCTCATGTCATAAAATACCAGGGATAATATCGAACTCTTAACCTTTCGAATCTATAACTCTAATATCATATCATAAAACCACTCATTCCAGAAGCATAACCTGACAAGATAATAtaacactaatagttatatctctaatacttactaaacttccattgtacacattgtaggCTTAAGCCATTGGTTTCTATACTTATTCAATTAATAATAGCATTACATATATAATATAACTATATCTACATACGGTCATTATTCACTATTAGAATCTTAGTATCTTTCGGATTTTAGTAACGGATAAACTATTCCATCGCAATATCTTCATGTTATAGCTAGAGTGAAAATTTTAGACTTTAGAGACGTTTAGTGAACGatagaattaattaaaaaattttcagattCAAGTTAGGAACTGATACTGtaaagaaaaagtatagaaaacaaTACTTTTTTTGAacaatgtaattttttttttagatataAAAGTTACTAATATATTAATGAAATTAGTAAAGTGATTAAATGATTAAANNNNNNNNNNNNNNNNNNNNNNNNNNAATTATTGttatgaaaattattttttaacttttataacattaattataaaaaatgaaAAGTGAATACTTATTTGAAAACTGATACAATATATATAGGAATGATGTGTAGGCCTGTATTAAACGACATGTGTTAAAATCTTATGAAAATCATAAAGTTGATTGATTTGCAATAACATGACCAAATGCAATACTCACTTTTTTGAATCGTTGAATGCATGTTTCGAAGATGGGAAACACGTATACATGATCCCCAACTACTACTATCTATTAATTTCAGCAGTTCCTTCAGCCcccaaattaaaacaaaaatgatATTGTTTATTAGTATATAATAATCAAAATTATGTTCTAATTTCTCATTTGAAAACATCATTAAATCCTTTCTTCTACTTGATTTTCAAATTATGTATtatatacaagaaattgatgaatacatacttattttttttaaatctgttTTAATTTTCTATATAAAGATATTGACATTtgctttattattatttaaaattaaaggaTCTTCAAGAGTAGTCCCAAAACTTGGTATAACTTTATACATACTATCACCAAATTCTTTGCTACTAAATCTATACTAATGACTTTCTCCGAAGTTGATTGTTTAATATAGCAATTACATTCTTATATTATAGAAGTAGGTTAGTAATAAGAATAATATGCAATTATTATCTAAAGAATGAAGATTGCTATCCTTGGAAttgcttgttattattattattattattattattaaagatcaaggtcattttttttttaatcttttctgAGTTTGCCATGTGTTTTGTTAATACATTATTGCTAATGCTAGCCTATATAATTAACATTTATTGAAGAGATAGAAATGTAAAATTAAATATATggagataaaaaaaaatacttcatcaaattttcatttCCCTGCCTTGCGGCATCTCATGCCTTCATACAAAACTAACAACTTCAATACATCAATTCAGTATTTTCCTCCaaacactaaaataaaaaaaataaaaaaaaaacttagcaCTATTTTCCTTGGCTATGGAAACCTCTTCTGTACACTTGACTTGCCTATTTTTTTTCATGATGATTCATCACAAGACTTCCCCTTTGGGTGTCTCTTAATCATtggtttatttttttgtttatgtgGAACTTGACATATGGTTTCTGTGATCAAAACCAGATCTGGTATTATTTTGAACCTTGGAACCATTGTTGCCACATTTATTAGCTTGCTCCCATGCCATATGGTTGACTTGACTTGGCTTACACCTTATGCTTATGTTGACTTTGTCATTATTTATATTTTGGGTATAAGTTTAGGGGCAACCCATTTAAGGGAAGGGCAAAAGGGCCATATTGGATCCCATTTTTGTCACCTACCACAGACCACCTACACAAAATTGAAATAGAACCCATTAGTATCATTCTAAACTTTATGTttggaataaataaatgaaaCTTTTAATAAGGTTTGAATATGAACCTGTATTTTGTGGTGAGATGATGTAGAAGCACCAACATCTCCAACTTAGCTAATTCATTGCCAGGGCATGCATGAATCCCATTGCCAAATGGCATGAAGGTATTGGGTTTGGGAGCCAcctggaaaaaaaataaataaatgtgtCAAAATTCTGGATTTGGAATCACATGAAAAGAATACCAAGAAAAAGAGGCCAAAAGGGCATGCATTGCATAAGTTCTTTGTTCTTGTTCACAACAATAATTTACCTCAAATCTTGAAGGATCAAACTTTTCTGGGTCTTTGAAATTGTCAGGGCTATGGTGTATGTTTCTGAAAAGTGGCAATACTTTCCACCCTTTTGGTATAAGATACCCTGAAACATAATAAAGCAGTCAAAAATAtgtgagaatttttttttttttttttttcagaaaagtatatggaaccaaaaggTGATCagccaaaaaataaacaaaaccgtttaattagaatcactttttgaataatatgtttgaaaATTGTTCCTGAGATTACGGAACACAAACCAAAACCCAATTTTTTATGGAGCCCAAACACATTTTAGCTGGTTTTTGGCTGATATGCTTTTGTTCATTAGTTGTTCTCTTttcttaataataaaaaataaaatgaaaatggtTATTGACCTTGATACTCAACATCTTCAACTGCTTCTCTGAAAGTAAAGGACAATATTGAAGCAACCCTTAGAGTCTCTTGAATCACCCTTGAAGTCATTGGCATCTTCTTTGTATCTTCCCAATTCAATCCTATCTCTTNNNNNNNNNNNNNNNNNNNNNNNNNNNNNNNNNNNNNNNNNNNNNNNNNNNNNNNNNNNNNNNNNNNNNNNNNNNNNNNNNNNNNNNNNNNNNNNNNNNNNNNNNNNNNNNNNNNNNNNNNNNNNNNNNNNNNNNNNNNNNNNNTTCCTGCATTTAATCATTATCATTACCTTTTAAGTTATGTTTAAACAGTTAAGTTAAGAATCATGTAGGACCCATGTTAGATACTTACAGTTACTGCTTGCAGTACAGTTGGATTTTCACCGAGGTATTTAACAATCCACGTCAGCACAGAGGCAGTGGTGTCACGAGCAGCGAAAATGACACCAATGATGTTATCTGTTATTTGTTCATCTGTGAGTCCTGCTTTCTCGGCCATGAACGAACCCAGCAAATCATTgtaactctcttctttcttttctctccttGTTGCCATGATTCTAGCAACTATCTCAGCGATTTCCTTCCTTGCCTTCATGGCCTTGTGGAACAGTGTTCCAGGAACATTTATCGGCATTGAGTTGTATCCTTTCTCCAAAGTGTAGTAGCACCTTTTCAAATCTTCTCTGTACTTAACCTCGTCTTTTCCGAAAATTGAAAGCAGTGCAACGTTGAATGTGTACTGAAAACATCGAAGAGccagaaaacaagaaaataatgagaatttgattgaaaaaaaaaaagattattcatttagtttagttagtttatgAAACAGAGAAGAAAAAACAGAGTACTCTGTTTTGCATTAAATCATTACTCTTTATTCTTGATTTacactctttttttattttcctccCATTTGTAAGAGCCAATATTTTAGGCCTCTCTAATTGTACTTACTTGTCCATTTTGAGTTTTAAGTCTTTTTTATTTATAAGGACAGAGAGATAGAAACAGAGTGCTCTGTTTTGGAGGGATGTTCTTAAGTATAGTTACTTAGTTGCTTACGGTTTTGAATTCGAGGAAAGTGGTGATGGGTTTTCCTTGGCAGGATTGAAGGGCATGGACG harbors:
- the LOC107623725 gene encoding uncharacterized protein LOC107623725 isoform X3; the protein is MEKSKMVEAGGNNNHSSSMETGFGNNFSDLTKSFSLALRSLLTSCSNQLITSLHENIEEEFKSICLRTKVGATLDAVEEVIEERDLDPLFSERSNIMDVAEDLSAAKKNEIQHLKEMVQLGEEKNQMLRSRLQLLREGRQVSSGAFQAVEKQFRSMNLSYGANISDK
- the LOC107623345 gene encoding abscisic acid 8'-hydroxylase 3 (The sequence of the model RefSeq protein was modified relative to this genomic sequence to represent the inferred CDS: added 43 bases not found in genome assembly); amino-acid sequence: MELTTMLYFLASSFFFFILLFKFFSSPKRGRELPLPPGSMGWPYIGETFQMYSQDPNVFFSTKIKRYGSIFKSHILGCPCVMISSSEAAKFVLNKAQLFKPTFPASKERMLGKQAIFFHQGEYHANLRRLVLRTVMPEAIKNIVKDIESIAVHALQSCQGKPITTFLEFKTYTFNVALLSIFGKDEVKYREDLKRCYYTLEKGYNSMPINVPGTLFHKAMKARKEIAEIVARIMATRREKKEESYNDLLGSFMAEKAGLTDEQITDNIIGVIFAARDTTASVLTWIVKYLGENPTVLQAVTEEQESIVKRKEKNGEEIGLNWEDTKKMPMTSRVIQETLRVASILSFTFREAVEDVEYQGYLIPKGWKVLPLFRNIHHSPDNFKDPEKFDPSRFEVAPKPNTFMPFGNGIHACPGNELAKLEMLVLLHHLTTKYRWSVVGDKNGIQYGPFALPLNGLPLNLYPKYK
- the LOC107623725 gene encoding uncharacterized protein LOC107623725 isoform X1 produces the protein MEKSKMVEAGGNNNHSSSMETGFGNNFSDLTKSFSLALRSLLTSCSNQEFNQAFSTFTDTETQFLHRLFLQLITSLHENIEEEFKSICLRTKVGATLDAVEEVIEERDLDPLFSERSNIMDVAEDLSAAKKNEIQHLKEMVQLGEEKNQMLRSRLQLLREGRQVSSGAFQAVEKQFRSMNLSYGANISDK
- the LOC107623725 gene encoding uncharacterized protein LOC107623725 isoform X4; the protein is MEKSKMVEAGGNNNHSSSMETGFGNNFSDLTKSFSLALRSLLTSCSNQEFNQAFSTFTDTETQFLHRLFLQLITSLHENIEEEFKSICLRTKVGATLDAVEEVIEERDLDPLFSERSNIMDVAEDLSAAKKNEIQHLKEMVQLE
- the LOC107623725 gene encoding uncharacterized protein LOC107623725 isoform X2 — encoded protein: MEKSKMVEAGGNNNHSSSMETGFGNNFSDLTKSFSLALRSLLTSCSNQEFNQAFSTFTDTETQFLHRLFLQLITSLHENIEEEFKSICLRTKVGATLDAVEEVIEERDLDPLFSERSNIMDVAEDLSAAKKNEIQHLKEMVQLGEEKNQMLRSRLQLLREGRQVSSGAFQAVEKFRSMNLSYGANISDK